The Patescibacteria group bacterium nucleotide sequence ATCTTTCACTTCCCTGCCATACGACCGGCACCGTCGTCATAGTTGAGGGACCAAGATTTTCAACTAAGGCCGAATCGCGAATGTACGCCCAAATTGCCGACGTGATTAATATGACTCAATATCCGGAAGTTGTGTTAGCCCGAGAAAAAGAAATCTGCTACACCAACATTTCGCTCATAACTGATTTTGATGCTGGTGTACCAGGTCGAGAGGATATTACCGCCGTCACGGCAAGATCATATGCTGAGGTTTTTAAGGCTAGTCTCGTAAATGTTAAACAAGTATTATTTGACGTTATCGAGCACATACCTGAACAGTCGCACTGTAATTGTGCACATGCCCTAGAAGATGCCATTTCCTGATAACTCAAACTCGTGAGAATATTAATGCTTAATTATGAGTACCCGCCACTGGGTGGTGGTGCCGGTAATGCGACTTTGTATTTATTAAAAGAGTTCTGCCGGCAGAATGATTTCTTTATTGATCTGGTAACCAGTTCACCCGATCAGTCTTACGTCAAATCACTTTCGGATAAAGTCCGAATTCACGGACTCAACATAAACAAGCATAATCATAACCTCCAGCATCAGTCTTATCGTGACCTGCTAACCTATAGCTGGCGTGCAAATAAATATATCCGCACATTGCACCACGGCAACAACTTTGATTTTGTCCATTCGTTTTTTGCTGTCCCATGTGGCATTGTGGCAGAACGCTTAAACAAACCCCAAATTATCTCACTCCGCGGAACCGATGTTCCCGGACACAATCCGAAGTTTCGCTTGGCCTATTCGATTCTTCATCCATTTATCAAACGTGTGTTTCGAAACGCCAATATTATTGCCGCCAACAGTGACGACCTGAAAAACGAGGCCCTGAATTTCGAGCAACGCCAGTACGAGATAATTCCCAACGGAGTTGATTTGGATTTTTATTCACCATTCCTAGAGCGTCCGTCCGATTTTCGCATCTTATACGTTGGCCGCCTCCACGCCGTCAAGAACATTCCTATCCTGATTGAAGCGTTCGCAAAATTTGTTTCGGCGGGCGTACCGAATGCCAAATTAACTCTGACTGGCGATGGTCCGGAGCTGCTAGCATTGAAACGACAGGTTCAGAAATTAGGCCTTGAACAGGCGGTCAATTTTACCGGACACTTATCAAAAGACCGGCTGCGAGATGAGTATCGCAACTGCTCTGTGTTTACCCTACTCTCAGCGGGTGAGGGCATGAGCAACACGCTCTTGGAAGCAATGGCTTGCGGTACGCCAATATTAACCACACGCACCGGCGGAGCGGCCCAGCTGGTCGACGCATCAAATGGCTGGATCGTGTCCGAAGCCAATACTGCCACGGTGAGTGAGGCAATCAAACTAATATATCAGTCCCGCGCGGTATTACAGTCTATGGGCCAAGCCAGCCGAGCTAAAGCGGAAACTTTGAGCTGGGCCAATACTGCCAAACAATATGCTAACCTCTACCATCGAATGTATGAATTGGCGTAAACCTATCATCACCGGATTGCTCTCTCTCACCCGCGATCACACCCTAAGTCATCTGCGCACAATGTTGGCTATGGAATATCGCCCGCCCGCCGAGATTGCTTCATACCAGACTGATTGCCTGCGCCAAATTATTATCCACGCTTACCACAATGTTCCCTATTATTCACATGTTCTCAAAGACGCCGGTGTGATTTTATCGAACGACAAAATCGACCTGTCGCGATATTCATACTTGCCTGTCTTAACCAAAGATATTATCAAAAATGAGTTTGCCAACCTGCAAAGTCGCGACAGCGCCAACCGCCATCCCTACCCTAATTCATCGGGTGGTTCAAGTGGAACGCCACTGAAAATCACCCAAGACCGAGCATATCACGAATGGAATGTCGCCAACTCAATCTATTATAAAACTTTCGCCAAACAGGCGATCGGCCAAAGCGAATTGCGTCTGTGGGGTTCGGAGCGTGATTTGGAAATTGGTCATGAAAAAATATCCACCCGGCTGCGCAACTGGCTGTACCATCGACGCGAGATAAACGCGTTTCGCATGACGCCGACCGATATGGTAAAATATGCTGCAGACTGGAACTGTTTCCGCCCGCGCTGGATTGAATCATACGTTGACGCTATGTATGAATTCGCGAATTTTTTTGAGGTTAATCATATCTCGATGCATACTCCGGTCGGCATACTTACTTCAGCCGGCACCCTCTACCCCTTCATGAAGGAAAAGATTGAACAAGTGTTTGGTTGTCCGGTGATTAACCGATATGGATCCCGCGAAGTCGGCGGTATCGCCTGCAGCTGTCCGGGTGGTCAGGGGCTGCACCTGAGCGCATGGAATTCATTCGTAGAAATACTCAATGATGACTTACGCCCAATCGCTGCTGGCCAGATGGGCCGAGTCTATGTCACCACGCTACATAATTATTCCATGCCATTGCTTAGGTATGATATTGGCGACTTAGCAGAGTATGCCTTATCTGGCTGTACTTGTGGACGCGGCACCCCCCTATTGGCCAAGGTTCATGGCCGGGAAATGACAGTGTTCCGAACCAGGGATAAAACGATTGTCCCGGCTGAATTCTTTATTCATTACATCGGCGTAGTATTCAACCAGGGCAGTATAAATAAGTTTCAGGTGGTGCAAAAAGATTATGACCAGATCTGCATTAACGTTGTTACAAAAAACCAAGCTTCAGTCACCGCTCTTGCTCCGGACGTCGAACATACAATCAGGCGAGCGATGGGCAGTGATTGTAAAGTTGACTGGAACTTCGTTGACGACATCCCCCGGCTATCCAGTGGTAAATATCTCTACGTGGTCAGTGAGCTAAAGCCACCGGACCAGACAACTAAATCGAACTGATATTTATCAATGAATAAAGTCGGACTATACAAATTTTCAGGGCCAGATCTCGACCGAATCATTCAGGATGGATTCGTCGCGTTTGGCATGGAAGAAAAACTGCGCCGCATCAAGACCGTATTCCTGAAACCAAACCTGGTGGTAGATATCAAGCAGTACATTGATGAAGGTGCTAATACCGACATTCGAATAATTGAGGCGATTTTGAAATATTTGTCGGCCTACACCCATCTTAAAATCTATCTCGGCGAAAGCGAATCCGGCACCCGCATTAAGGGTCGGAAGCTTGATCGTGCCTTGGAAATAATGGGTGTGAATGCACTCAAAGATAAATACAACTTTACTATCGTCAATCTCACTTACGATCGTCATATTCGAGTGCCCATACCAGGAGGCAAATTCGTGACCGATTTAATCATGGGAGAGACCCTGATGGCGTCAGATCTAATCATTAACCTGCCAAAGATCAAGACGCATAAATATGCCACGATTACCTGCGCCCTTAAAAATATGTTTGGCACTATCCCGGACCCGCGCCGCATCATTTATCATAAGAACATTCATCAGACATTGGCCGATTTGAATCAGTTGTTTTACGATAAAATGTTTATTGTCACCGATGGCATTGTCGCCATGGAGGGCAATGGCCCGCTCTATGGTCGGCGAGTAAATCTCGATGTCATGCTTTTTGCCGATAACCCCCTGCTCAATGACGCGACCGTCGCCCAAATTATGGGTTTTGATCCTGTCAAAATACAACATATCAGTTTATGCAATGACTGGGCCAAATGCGATCTCAATAATATTTCAATAGTTGGAACTGGGAATCTCAAAGATGTCCGCCGTAATTTTCAGCCCTCAAAAAAGAATTTGTTTATCACTATCGAGGGTCATCTGATGCAACATAAGTGGATTGTGAATATTTTATTCAGTGAATGGTTTCAAACCAAAATAACCTATCGGTTGCGCCACATTTTGAAGCGGCTGCGCGGTGGAAGCTATAGTTGGTATTTTAAAGAATCTAATAAACCCAATGATCCAAAACGTTAATCATATTTTATGACGAGCTCCCCAAAGAAACCCTTAATACTTTGCGCTATTACGCTCGATACCGAACCTGATTGCGATATTAATTGGCGGATCACAAAACCGATCGCATTTTCTTCCGTAACGCGCTTTATTCCTGAACTATACCGACCACTTTGGAATAAGTACGATATCAACCCGACTTACTTCACCTCCCCTTCTGTGATCAAGGATGATGCTTGCATTCGCATCCTTAAAAACGAACAGGAACAGGGAGCTGAAATTGGCGCCCACCTTCACCCAGAATATATTGAGCCACAACAAAAATATAGTGACGCCAGTGGCACCGTCGCCGATGAGTTTACCTGCTCCGTTTACTCGAAGGAAGTTGAATTTGAAAAAATTAAGAACTTTACCGAACTAATCGAGGCTCGCATCGGTCGCCGACCCATTTCTTATCGAGCTGGTCGTTTCGGGGCGGATCTCGACACCATCCAATCCCTTAAAAAGCTTGGGTACCGGTCGGATAGCTCGGTCACCCCATTCATTGACTGGACAACCAGAGGCGGGCCCGACCACTCAAACGCACCAATCCAGCCCTACTATGTTGCATCAGAAAACTTCTACGAGGCCAACGATGACCCAAATACAATTCTTAAAATTCCCTTAACTATTTTTGGTAAACGACTAGGCCGCTTCGGACGCCTGCTGCCGGATAGCTGGCTGTATTATCAATGGCTGCGCCCGACCCACATGACCGTAATTGAACAAAAACGTCTGATTTCAAAGACCATCCAACTATATCAAGACCAGCCGATTATTGTCTTCACGATGATGTTTCATTCGATGGAGACGGTAATCAAAGGAACGCCGTTTGTCAGATCAAAAATCGAGCAGAAAATGTACCTTAATCGTTTAACTCAGATCCTTCAATATCTCAAGAAACTGGGTTGTCAATTTGTCAGCGTTAACCAGGTGGCTCAGCTGTATCGAGAAAATAACATTATACCCGAACTGTCCACCCTGAAACGAGGACTGCGGTTCAACAACTATCTTCGTTATAAAAATATCAGCGCTAAACAGTATAACAAGCGCTTCCTGCCAACATACTTTTTTTGGCGCATGCCATCTGACCGCATCTTAATGCCGTTGGTAAAATCAATTCACCACCGTAATATTCTCGACGTCGGCTGCGGTACGGGATGTTATACCAACTTTTTCACGGCACAGGACAATCGTGTACTGGGGGTCGATAAAAACGTTCACCTCGCCACCGGCCAATCGTTCCCGGTAATCGAGAGTGGCGCAAATGACTTCAAAGACAAAGTGCCTGGAAAATACGACTTAGTATTTTCGTCTTGGTTGGCCGATTATCTAGGACCCAATGAACTGCAAGCATTCATCCAAAACTCGCACGCGGTACTTGAGCCAAACGGCGAATTGATATTTACGGCCATATCGCCAAAAGGCTGGGGTGGTCTATATATCTGGATGGCGCGCCACGTGCGACACGTCAAGAAATACTGCTACCGACACGCTGAAATTCGACGTTGGATGGAACAATCGGGTTTTTCTAATATCGAAATAATCCCGATGAATTCTTGGCTCAAGATTCCTTGGGCGTATATAGTAAAAGCCAAAAAACCCGTCACGCCACCCGATCAGACAATGGCAGGGTTTAGCCAACCGATAAAAATCGGTTTGCTGGCTCGTGGCTTAACTAGCGGCGGCGTGACCCGATTCATCAACAATGTTCTGTCCGAATTTGATAACGTAAACAATCCCCATTATCAATTTGTGTTATTTACCGACGAACCAAGCTACCAAAACAGCTTTACTCGCGTCAAGGTAGCATACGTTAAAAAGATAAACAAAATATTGTGGGAGTATTTCCAAATCTTTCCGAGTATCCGCCGGGAAAAGTGCCACTATATGATCTATCCGAAGTGTACCATTCCCCTAACCCACCTGGTATTCTCATTCAAAAAACTGGTCGTAATACACGATCTAGCTTTCATGAAAGAAAAGTTTCTGGAATATAAACTGATGGATACTATATATCTAAAGTTGGCTGCTCCAATTTCATGTAATAAAGCTGACTACGTTCTAGCGGTCTCCGAAGCTACGAAGCAGGACGCGATTCGTAAAATGGGCCTCAAGCCCGATAAGCTTAAAGTGATATTTGAGGCGGTAGAAGAGCGGTTCAAACAACCGGTCCCCCAACAACGAATCGAAGAAATATTCCGCAAACTTAACATTGAGGCACCCTACTTATTTTATTGCGGCGTGCTAAGCCCGCGCAAAAACGCGCTACGGATGTTTCAAGCCTTTGCCCAGGTCAAAGACCAAATCCCTCATAACTTCTATGTCACCGCCAGCCAATCTTGGTATGACGCCGACGTACGACAATTTATCAAGGACAATCTGGCGGACCGAGTGTTTTTTCTAGGCTACATTACCGAAGAAGAGCTAAGAGCGCTTTACCAAAGAGCGACTCTCTACTTGTATCCATCAATTTTTGAAGGGTTTGGCTTGCCAATACTGGAAGCTCAGGCGTCTGGCTGTCCCGTACTAACTTCAAATGTCACCAGCTGTCCCGAAATTGCCGGCCGTGGAGCGTACATCGTAGACCCCTACTCTATCGATGATATTCGTGATGGTATTATCAAGATTATTTCTAATGAGTCTTACCGACAACAGTTGATCGAGTATGGAAAACGAAATTTGGAGAGATTCAGTTGGGGCTTGGTGGTCCATAAGATCCTCGCATTAACAACGCATCGCCACACCCATGACTAGCCCGGCTGATCAATCGCTCTTAATCAGTGTTGTGATGCTGAATTACAATGGTTTGGCGTATCTTCAGCAAACCATTCCCCCGTTGCTGCAGCTTGATTATACGCAATACGAAATATTGGTCGTAGATAATCACTCAACCGATGAAAGTATCAACTTTCTAAGATCGGCATCGCGTCGTGATCCACGTTTACGTCTAGTTGAATACCAAGAAAACACCGGCTACGGCCGGGGCAAGAACCTGGGCGTGGCTAAAGCCAAGGGAGAGTATATTTTATTACTTGATGAAGATATACTAATCGAGACGCCCACATTATTATCAGAGCTCATTCAGTTGTACCAAAGACTGTCTAACCCAGGCTTCATCAGCTTGTTAATGAAGGAACAAACCGATCAGACGAAGACGAAACTGTATGGCGGTTTTATCAGCCTATTTTCGGTCTACGCCAACCGGCCCCTGTCGATTGACGCTCTATCCAAACAAGAGTTCCATCCGGCCAGCTCACCCGACGGTGGAGCGATATTTTTCAAGAAAAGTACCTTCACCACGCTCGGCGGATATGATGTCTCCCAGCCATATTATTTAGACGTGGGCGACCTGGGCTTACGGGCGGCCATTTACGGATACCGTACCTATGTATATAATAAGCAAATATTATGCCACTTAGGCACGGCTCGAAAAACAAATAAAGCTGGCTGGCTCTGGAAATATGGTTATCATTTTTCCGGACTGTCACGGGTAATGTTCAAAAACTACCGACTGGTGAATTTGTTGATTGCTTACCCGTATTTCTGCTTAATCTGCATTATGAAAACGGCACTAAATATGCTACGCTACAGAGACTGGCATGTTGTGTCCCGTTTCATGTTTTCCGTTGGATACTTTTTTAATAATTATAAATCACTCATAAAAGAGCGGCGCAGAATCCAGACCGAACGGACCCTGCCAGATGACGTATTCCTAAAAATCAAACGACCAATATGAAAGTACTATTCCTATTTCCAATAATTGAAAATCTGGCGGCGTTTAATTCCGGCGTCGGTTCGATAGCCGCCGTACTGAAACAAAACCATCATGATGTCCGTGTTTATGTAATTCGCAATACCAGCTATCACGCGATAAAAAAAGAAATCGAAGATTATAAACCGGATGTACTGGCAATTTCGTGCTACACCAATTATTGGAGCTACATCAAGGAAACAGCGGCTAGGATAAAACGAGATTTTAATTTGCCAATATTCGTTGGTGGCAAGCACGCCATTCTATTCCCAAACTGTCTAACTGAAACCAAAGACATTGACGGCTTGTGCGTCGGTGAGGGTGAATACTCACTGCTGAATATCATTAAGAAACTTGAACGCGGTGAAGACTATCGAGATGTAAAAAATTTCTGGTTCTGGCGCGATGGTAAAATTATCCGAAACGAACTTGATGATCTTGTGGTTGATCTGAATACGCTGCCATTTCCAGACCGATCCGCTTTCCCACGCCATGTTGTCTTAAGCTACCCCAATCTGATGTTCTCTCGAGGCTGTCCGTATTCCTGCGCGTACTGCTGCAACAGCCGACTGAAACAAATATTCCTGGGTAAAGGACCGGTAATTCGTATTCGTGGCGCTGACTCGGCGATTGAGGAAACGGAGAGATTCGTTAAAGAATATCATCCGACACACCTTTGTTTTGACGACGACAGCTTCACGAAGGACAAACAATGGCTGACTGATTTTTGCCGGCAGTATCGCCAAAGAGTCGGACTCCCCTACTACTGCAATACTAGACCCGAGTTATTTGACGAAGAGACCGCCATTATATTGCGCGATAGTGGCTGTC carries:
- a CDS encoding glycosyltransferase family 4 protein, which encodes MLNYEYPPLGGGAGNATLYLLKEFCRQNDFFIDLVTSSPDQSYVKSLSDKVRIHGLNINKHNHNLQHQSYRDLLTYSWRANKYIRTLHHGNNFDFVHSFFAVPCGIVAERLNKPQIISLRGTDVPGHNPKFRLAYSILHPFIKRVFRNANIIAANSDDLKNEALNFEQRQYEIIPNGVDLDFYSPFLERPSDFRILYVGRLHAVKNIPILIEAFAKFVSAGVPNAKLTLTGDGPELLALKRQVQKLGLEQAVNFTGHLSKDRLRDEYRNCSVFTLLSAGEGMSNTLLEAMACGTPILTTRTGGAAQLVDASNGWIVSEANTATVSEAIKLIYQSRAVLQSMGQASRAKAETLSWANTAKQYANLYHRMYELA
- a CDS encoding phenylacetate--CoA ligase family protein, which gives rise to MNWRKPIITGLLSLTRDHTLSHLRTMLAMEYRPPAEIASYQTDCLRQIIIHAYHNVPYYSHVLKDAGVILSNDKIDLSRYSYLPVLTKDIIKNEFANLQSRDSANRHPYPNSSGGSSGTPLKITQDRAYHEWNVANSIYYKTFAKQAIGQSELRLWGSERDLEIGHEKISTRLRNWLYHRREINAFRMTPTDMVKYAADWNCFRPRWIESYVDAMYEFANFFEVNHISMHTPVGILTSAGTLYPFMKEKIEQVFGCPVINRYGSREVGGIACSCPGGQGLHLSAWNSFVEILNDDLRPIAAGQMGRVYVTTLHNYSMPLLRYDIGDLAEYALSGCTCGRGTPLLAKVHGREMTVFRTRDKTIVPAEFFIHYIGVVFNQGSINKFQVVQKDYDQICINVVTKNQASVTALAPDVEHTIRRAMGSDCKVDWNFVDDIPRLSSGKYLYVVSELKPPDQTTKSN
- a CDS encoding DUF362 domain-containing protein, which encodes MNKVGLYKFSGPDLDRIIQDGFVAFGMEEKLRRIKTVFLKPNLVVDIKQYIDEGANTDIRIIEAILKYLSAYTHLKIYLGESESGTRIKGRKLDRALEIMGVNALKDKYNFTIVNLTYDRHIRVPIPGGKFVTDLIMGETLMASDLIINLPKIKTHKYATITCALKNMFGTIPDPRRIIYHKNIHQTLADLNQLFYDKMFIVTDGIVAMEGNGPLYGRRVNLDVMLFADNPLLNDATVAQIMGFDPVKIQHISLCNDWAKCDLNNISIVGTGNLKDVRRNFQPSKKNLFITIEGHLMQHKWIVNILFSEWFQTKITYRLRHILKRLRGGSYSWYFKESNKPNDPKR
- a CDS encoding glycosyltransferase; this translates as MTSSPKKPLILCAITLDTEPDCDINWRITKPIAFSSVTRFIPELYRPLWNKYDINPTYFTSPSVIKDDACIRILKNEQEQGAEIGAHLHPEYIEPQQKYSDASGTVADEFTCSVYSKEVEFEKIKNFTELIEARIGRRPISYRAGRFGADLDTIQSLKKLGYRSDSSVTPFIDWTTRGGPDHSNAPIQPYYVASENFYEANDDPNTILKIPLTIFGKRLGRFGRLLPDSWLYYQWLRPTHMTVIEQKRLISKTIQLYQDQPIIVFTMMFHSMETVIKGTPFVRSKIEQKMYLNRLTQILQYLKKLGCQFVSVNQVAQLYRENNIIPELSTLKRGLRFNNYLRYKNISAKQYNKRFLPTYFFWRMPSDRILMPLVKSIHHRNILDVGCGTGCYTNFFTAQDNRVLGVDKNVHLATGQSFPVIESGANDFKDKVPGKYDLVFSSWLADYLGPNELQAFIQNSHAVLEPNGELIFTAISPKGWGGLYIWMARHVRHVKKYCYRHAEIRRWMEQSGFSNIEIIPMNSWLKIPWAYIVKAKKPVTPPDQTMAGFSQPIKIGLLARGLTSGGVTRFINNVLSEFDNVNNPHYQFVLFTDEPSYQNSFTRVKVAYVKKINKILWEYFQIFPSIRREKCHYMIYPKCTIPLTHLVFSFKKLVVIHDLAFMKEKFLEYKLMDTIYLKLAAPISCNKADYVLAVSEATKQDAIRKMGLKPDKLKVIFEAVEERFKQPVPQQRIEEIFRKLNIEAPYLFYCGVLSPRKNALRMFQAFAQVKDQIPHNFYVTASQSWYDADVRQFIKDNLADRVFFLGYITEEELRALYQRATLYLYPSIFEGFGLPILEAQASGCPVLTSNVTSCPEIAGRGAYIVDPYSIDDIRDGIIKIISNESYRQQLIEYGKRNLERFSWGLVVHKILALTTHRHTHD
- a CDS encoding glycosyltransferase family 2 protein, which produces MTSPADQSLLISVVMLNYNGLAYLQQTIPPLLQLDYTQYEILVVDNHSTDESINFLRSASRRDPRLRLVEYQENTGYGRGKNLGVAKAKGEYILLLDEDILIETPTLLSELIQLYQRLSNPGFISLLMKEQTDQTKTKLYGGFISLFSVYANRPLSIDALSKQEFHPASSPDGGAIFFKKSTFTTLGGYDVSQPYYLDVGDLGLRAAIYGYRTYVYNKQILCHLGTARKTNKAGWLWKYGYHFSGLSRVMFKNYRLVNLLIAYPYFCLICIMKTALNMLRYRDWHVVSRFMFSVGYFFNNYKSLIKERRRIQTERTLPDDVFLKIKRPI
- a CDS encoding radical SAM protein, translating into MKVLFLFPIIENLAAFNSGVGSIAAVLKQNHHDVRVYVIRNTSYHAIKKEIEDYKPDVLAISCYTNYWSYIKETAARIKRDFNLPIFVGGKHAILFPNCLTETKDIDGLCVGEGEYSLLNIIKKLERGEDYRDVKNFWFWRDGKIIRNELDDLVVDLNTLPFPDRSAFPRHVVLSYPNLMFSRGCPYSCAYCCNSRLKQIFLGKGPVIRIRGADSAIEETERFVKEYHPTHLCFDDDSFTKDKQWLTDFCRQYRQRVGLPYYCNTRPELFDEETAIILRDSGCRSISIGIESGDEEYRKKYLNRYMLNEHIITAFALAKKHGLETSSFNMVGMPHETEASVLKTIELNRIIQPTDVQVSIYYPFPGTPLGDLSYREGFVTKKQSFNFINKSVLKLPDLTQSQIIHFAKTFQYEVFKKTDYRKAVYLLLRRWFIFSPVYQTYKRIQGYFVTNA